A part of Variovorax sp. HW608 genomic DNA contains:
- the gshA gene encoding glutamate--cysteine ligase, with product MVPHLVTALTGPINELEQRVLDSTPAIERWFRLEWMEHTPPFYSSADIRNAGFKLAPVDTNLYPRGWNHLTHEMLPLAVQAAQAAIEKICPEARNLLVIPENHSRNTFYLANVAQLVRIFHMAGLNVRVGSIDPAIKSPKKVELPNGDTVCLEPVVRSKRRLGLKHFDPCTILLNTDLSAGVPGILEELYEQYLLPPLHAGWPMRRKSNHLHSYEEVSKRFGKLLGIDPWLINPMYAKVGEVDFASGDGVDVLTSHADALLTKIRRKYKEYGINEKPFVVVKSDNGRSEMGVVTVRDAKEIEALARKQKPRAGAARGAAERRELIVQEGVLTKERVHDGVAEPVVYMMDRYVVGGFYRVHADRNPDEDLKIPGASFVPLAFSESAHLPQPGAKPGASAPNRFYMYGVIGRLAMVAASYELEATNPDAEIYE from the coding sequence ATGGTCCCGCATCTCGTCACCGCCCTCACCGGCCCGATCAACGAGCTCGAGCAGCGCGTGCTCGACTCGACGCCGGCCATCGAGCGCTGGTTCCGGCTCGAATGGATGGAGCACACGCCGCCGTTCTACAGCTCGGCCGACATCCGCAATGCGGGCTTCAAGCTGGCGCCGGTCGACACCAATCTTTATCCGCGCGGCTGGAACCACCTGACGCACGAGATGCTGCCGCTGGCGGTGCAGGCCGCCCAGGCCGCGATCGAGAAGATCTGCCCCGAGGCGCGCAACCTGCTGGTGATCCCGGAGAACCATTCGCGCAACACCTTCTACCTCGCCAACGTCGCGCAACTGGTGCGCATCTTCCACATGGCCGGGTTGAACGTGCGGGTCGGCTCGATCGACCCGGCGATCAAGTCGCCCAAGAAGGTCGAGTTGCCCAACGGCGATACGGTCTGCCTGGAGCCGGTGGTGCGCAGCAAGCGCCGGCTGGGCCTGAAGCATTTCGACCCGTGCACCATCCTGCTCAACACCGACCTCTCGGCCGGCGTGCCGGGCATACTCGAAGAGCTGTACGAGCAATACCTGCTGCCGCCGCTGCACGCGGGCTGGCCGATGCGCCGCAAGAGCAATCACCTGCACAGCTACGAAGAAGTCTCCAAGCGCTTCGGCAAGCTGCTGGGCATCGACCCCTGGCTCATCAACCCGATGTACGCGAAGGTCGGCGAGGTCGACTTCGCCAGCGGCGACGGGGTCGACGTGCTCACCAGCCATGCCGACGCGCTGCTGACCAAGATCCGCCGCAAGTACAAGGAATACGGGATCAACGAGAAGCCCTTCGTGGTCGTCAAGTCCGACAACGGCCGCAGCGAAATGGGCGTGGTGACCGTGCGCGACGCCAAGGAAATCGAGGCGCTGGCCCGCAAGCAGAAGCCGCGCGCCGGCGCCGCCAGGGGTGCTGCCGAGCGCCGGGAGCTCATCGTGCAGGAAGGCGTGCTCACCAAGGAGCGGGTGCACGACGGCGTGGCCGAGCCGGTGGTCTACATGATGGACCGCTACGTGGTCGGCGGCTTCTACCGGGTGCATGCCGACCGCAACCCGGACGAGGACCTCAAGATTCCCGGCGCCAGCTTCGTGCCGCTGGCTTTTTCCGAGAGTGCGCACTTGCCCCAGCCGGGCGCCAAGCCCGGCGCCAGCGCCCCGAACCGCTTCTACATGTACGGGGTGATCGGCCGGCTCGCGATGGTGGCGGCCAGCTACGAGCTCGAGGCGACCAACCCGGACGCCGAAATCTACGAATGA